Proteins from a genomic interval of Bradyrhizobium sp. CCGB01:
- a CDS encoding ABC transporter substrate binding protein, producing MSGDTNCGTKLGFQLDVFDLREAGEVPRAIAAAKTQKAEALDIFSDPIFSVPSNRVPDLAVKAGLPSISFDPGLCASGWTDFLRPDFLALSRIGAHYADRMLKGAKAAELPIEQATKYLLVINLKTAKALGIEIPANVLTRADEVIE from the coding sequence ATTTCCGGAGATACCAACTGCGGCACGAAGCTCGGCTTTCAGCTAGACGTATTTGATTTGCGCGAAGCGGGAGAAGTGCCTCGCGCCATTGCCGCTGCAAAAACCCAGAAAGCAGAGGCCCTGGACATATTTAGTGACCCAATATTTTCCGTTCCGTCGAACCGTGTACCCGATCTCGCGGTAAAGGCCGGCTTACCATCGATCTCCTTCGACCCCGGCCTTTGCGCGAGCGGGTGGACTGATTTCCTACGGCCGGACTTTCTTGCCTTGTCTCGAATCGGGGCACACTATGCCGACCGAATGCTGAAGGGCGCCAAAGCGGCCGAGCTTCCTATTGAGCAGGCCACCAAATACCTGCTTGTCATTAATCTCAAGACCGCGAAAGCGCTCGGTATCGAAATCCCGGCGAACGTTCTCACGCGCGCGGACGAGGTGATTGAATAA
- a CDS encoding MBL fold metallo-hydrolase, producing MRDEKKPDPRAMLFPHEVVSAGVVMQDDQVKVSCVLADHPPLPVALSYRFDTADRSVVFSGNTRKTDALIDLAKGADIFVCEAQYLPGTRKVLDQAVQAGRFDKDTAADLFKSISGNALTVEQAGEVAQAAGVKTLVLSHFVPAVADQVFVDEARKTFSGDIIAGRDLLEL from the coding sequence ATGCGCGATGAAAAGAAGCCCGATCCCAGGGCGATGCTTTTTCCGCATGAGGTGGTGTCCGCTGGAGTTGTGATGCAGGACGACCAGGTAAAGGTCTCATGCGTGTTGGCAGACCATCCTCCGCTTCCAGTTGCGTTGTCATATCGTTTTGACACGGCTGATCGTTCGGTCGTTTTCTCAGGGAATACCCGAAAGACCGACGCTCTGATCGATCTTGCCAAGGGCGCCGACATATTCGTATGCGAGGCGCAGTATCTCCCGGGAACGCGCAAGGTGCTCGACCAAGCTGTGCAGGCCGGCAGGTTCGACAAGGATACTGCGGCTGATCTTTTCAAGAGCATTTCAGGGAACGCTCTCACCGTCGAACAGGCGGGCGAAGTCGCTCAAGCCGCGGGCGTCAAAACACTGGTCCTAAGTCATTTTGTCCCTGCTGTGGCCGACCAGGTTTTCGTGGATGAGGCTCGTAAAACGTTCTCTGGCGATATTATAGCTGGGCGAGACCTGCTCGAACTCTAG